One window of Pectobacterium carotovorum genomic DNA carries:
- the uspA gene encoding universal stress protein UspA, protein MAYKHILIAVDLSPESKVLVEKAVSMARPYNAKVSLIHVDVNYSDLYTGLIDVNLGDMQQRISEETQNALTELSQNAGYPISETLSGSGDLGQVLVDAIKKYDVDLVLCGHHQDFWSKLMSSARQLINTVHVDMLIVPLRDEEDE, encoded by the coding sequence ATGGCTTACAAACACATCCTTATTGCTGTTGACCTTTCTCCAGAAAGCAAAGTGTTAGTGGAAAAAGCTGTTTCAATGGCAAGACCGTACAATGCGAAAGTGTCGTTAATCCACGTCGATGTGAACTACTCCGATCTCTACACAGGGCTGATTGACGTCAATCTGGGTGACATGCAACAGCGTATCTCCGAAGAAACCCAGAACGCGTTGACTGAACTGTCCCAGAACGCAGGTTACCCTATCAGCGAGACGCTGAGCGGCAGCGGCGATTTAGGGCAGGTACTGGTTGATGCGATTAAGAAATACGACGTCGACCTCGTGCTGTGCGGTCACCATCAGGACTTCTGGAGCAAACTGATGTCTTCTGCTCGCCAGCTGATTAATACCGTACATGTCGACATGCTCATCGTGCCGCTGCGCGATGAGGAAGACGAATAA
- the gdhA gene encoding NADP-specific glutamate dehydrogenase, translated as MAQIVSLASFLDSVQQRDPHQPEFLQAVNEVLSTLWPFLEQNPHYADYSLLERLVEPERVIQFRVAWTDDKGQVQVNRAWRVQFSSAIGPYKGGMRFHPSVNLSILKFLGFEQTFKNALTTLPMGGGKGGSDFNPKGKSQSEIMRFCQALMTELYRHLGADTDVPAGDIGVGGREVGFMTGMMKKLTNNTACVFTGKGLSFGGSLIRPEATGYGLIYFTEAMLKRHGLGFEGMRVAVSGSGNVAQYAIEKAMELGARVVTVSDSNGTVVDENGFTPEKLALLEEIKNKRYGRVEDYAREAKLTYLAGKTPWEVPVDIALPCATQNELDLPAAQTLIANGVKAVAEGANMPTTIPATDAFLDAGVLFAPGKAANAGGVATSGLEMAQNAARLGWKAEKVDARLHHIMLDIHSACVQYGGENSQTNYVRGANVAGFVKVADAMLAQGVV; from the coding sequence ATGGCACAAATCGTATCTCTGGCAAGTTTTCTTGATTCTGTTCAACAACGCGATCCGCATCAGCCTGAGTTTCTACAGGCCGTTAATGAAGTCCTTTCCACTCTGTGGCCTTTTCTGGAGCAGAACCCTCACTATGCGGATTACAGCTTGCTGGAGCGATTGGTGGAACCGGAGCGTGTGATTCAATTTCGCGTCGCATGGACGGACGACAAAGGTCAGGTACAGGTGAACCGCGCCTGGCGTGTCCAGTTCAGCTCCGCGATCGGCCCGTACAAAGGGGGTATGCGTTTCCACCCGTCCGTTAACCTGTCGATTTTGAAATTCCTTGGGTTCGAGCAGACGTTCAAAAATGCGCTGACGACGCTGCCAATGGGCGGCGGTAAAGGTGGTTCGGACTTTAACCCGAAAGGGAAAAGCCAGAGTGAAATCATGCGCTTCTGTCAGGCGCTGATGACGGAACTGTATCGTCATCTGGGCGCGGATACGGATGTTCCGGCGGGCGATATTGGCGTGGGTGGCCGCGAAGTCGGTTTCATGACTGGCATGATGAAGAAGCTGACCAACAACACCGCGTGCGTCTTCACCGGTAAAGGGTTGTCGTTCGGCGGTAGTCTGATTCGCCCTGAAGCGACGGGCTACGGCCTGATCTACTTCACGGAAGCGATGCTGAAACGCCACGGTCTGGGCTTTGAAGGCATGCGCGTCGCGGTATCCGGTTCCGGTAATGTGGCGCAGTACGCGATTGAAAAAGCGATGGAACTGGGTGCCCGCGTGGTCACTGTATCGGATTCTAACGGCACGGTAGTGGATGAGAACGGGTTTACCCCAGAGAAACTGGCGTTGCTGGAAGAGATCAAGAATAAACGCTATGGCCGCGTGGAAGATTACGCGCGCGAAGCGAAACTGACCTACCTTGCAGGTAAAACGCCGTGGGAAGTACCGGTAGACATCGCGCTGCCGTGTGCGACGCAGAATGAGCTGGATCTGCCTGCGGCGCAGACGCTGATTGCTAACGGCGTGAAAGCCGTGGCAGAAGGTGCCAACATGCCAACCACGATCCCTGCGACCGACGCGTTCCTGGATGCAGGCGTGCTGTTTGCGCCGGGCAAAGCGGCCAATGCGGGCGGCGTGGCGACATCTGGGCTGGAAATGGCGCAGAACGCGGCACGTTTGGGATGGAAAGCAGAGAAGGTGGATGCGCGTCTGCACCACATCATGCTGGATATTCACAGTGCGTGTGTGCAGTATGGCGGTGAAAACAGCCAGACTAACTACGTGCGCGGCGCCAACGTGGCGGGCTTTGTAAAAGTGGCCGACGCGATGCTGGCGCAGGGCGTTGTGTAA
- a CDS encoding FAD-dependent oxidoreductase, translated as MKIKHLPFDQNRNGWSADLVDKPNYPQQRGKTTADWLVIGAGYAGIAFAQRLAEQRPDKHIILLDAGEIGDNASGRNSGFVIDLPHNIGSSTAELEKAAAYRRLLQSGVAHLKEKVDRHAIACDWSVAGKYHCAVSSTFNCLIDTYVRELNDLGEPHQVVEKDELARRLGTSFYHRAVYTPNCILLNPAALVVGLVANLPKNVTVYAHSPALNIETGSRIRVETPYGEIQADKLMMAINGAARGLPLFNGRVFAVATFATLTEPLNAEQLARIGDMPDWGLTPVNALASATLRYTRDHRFLIREHVKFAPGLVNSAVETGRHARRHAAIFARMFPQLSDVKMAHTWSGLISVTRNGAPIWGQLSDNVYASAGCNGAGLSKQTAAGHILADLALGEDNPLIGDMHSLGQANYLPPRPFLDVGVNGYLTSERWKARSER; from the coding sequence GTGAAAATCAAACATCTTCCTTTCGATCAGAATCGTAATGGCTGGTCGGCAGATCTTGTCGATAAACCGAATTACCCGCAGCAGCGTGGAAAAACAACGGCGGACTGGCTGGTGATCGGCGCTGGCTATGCGGGGATCGCCTTTGCACAGCGTCTGGCTGAACAGCGCCCGGATAAACATATTATCCTGCTGGATGCGGGCGAGATTGGCGACAATGCCTCCGGGCGTAACTCCGGTTTTGTTATCGATTTACCGCACAACATCGGCAGCTCGACGGCCGAGCTGGAAAAAGCGGCGGCTTATCGCCGCCTGTTGCAGTCCGGTGTGGCGCATCTGAAGGAGAAGGTGGATCGCCATGCGATTGCGTGCGACTGGAGCGTGGCGGGGAAATATCACTGTGCTGTGAGTTCAACGTTTAACTGCCTGATCGATACCTATGTCCGTGAGTTAAACGATCTTGGTGAACCCCATCAGGTGGTGGAAAAAGACGAACTTGCGCGCCGCTTAGGCACGTCTTTCTATCATCGTGCCGTGTATACGCCCAATTGTATTCTGCTAAACCCAGCGGCGCTGGTGGTCGGGCTGGTGGCGAACCTGCCGAAGAACGTGACGGTTTACGCCCATTCACCCGCACTGAATATCGAAACCGGATCGCGCATTCGCGTGGAAACGCCGTATGGCGAGATTCAGGCAGATAAGCTGATGATGGCGATTAACGGCGCGGCACGCGGCCTGCCGCTGTTCAATGGCCGAGTGTTTGCCGTGGCAACCTTTGCGACGCTGACTGAGCCGCTGAATGCGGAACAGCTAGCACGCATTGGCGATATGCCTGACTGGGGGCTGACGCCGGTCAATGCGCTGGCCAGTGCGACGCTGCGCTATACGCGCGACCATCGCTTCCTGATCCGGGAGCATGTGAAATTTGCCCCAGGACTGGTCAATAGTGCGGTAGAAACCGGACGCCACGCGCGTCGTCATGCCGCTATTTTTGCCCGAATGTTCCCGCAATTGAGCGACGTGAAGATGGCGCATACATGGTCAGGGCTGATTAGCGTAACGCGTAACGGTGCGCCAATTTGGGGGCAGCTAAGCGACAATGTGTATGCGTCCGCAGGCTGTAACGGGGCGGGGCTGTCGAAGCAAACCGCCGCCGGACATATTCTGGCGGACCTGGCGTTAGGTGAAGACAACCCGCTGATTGGCGATATGCACTCGCTCGGACAGGCAAATTACTTGCCGCCACGCCCTTTCCTGGATGTAGGCGTGAACGGCTACCTGACGAGCGAACGCTGGAAAGCCCGCAGCGAGAGATAA